The Vibrio agarivorans genome window below encodes:
- the lptF gene encoding LPS export ABC transporter permease LptF: MIIVRYLIRETLKSQFAIFFVLFLVFLSQKFIRVLADASDGDIPARMIMSIVGLNMPAMGLLMLPLSLFIGILLTYGRLYAESEITVMNATGIGNKFLVRASLYLAIITGTVAAFNAFYLAPWAQDKEAQLLEEFASENSVELLKTGHFQRTPDGSSVVFIDDIKGKQLDSVFVAQLQPRDSLLPSVMFSKSGVVQETSDGRQVIKMFDGTRYEGLPTRVDYRITNFEQYEGVIGQREVKRKGRDWEAIPTLQLAKMEDRRAQAELQWRISLVVCIPLLTMLVVPLSAVNPRQGRFAKMGPAILIYLAYFLSISATKSALEDGTIPTIIGMWPINIALLFTAIGANSLDSIQVRKFKDKLRQKRIAKARV; the protein is encoded by the coding sequence GTGATTATTGTTCGATATTTGATCCGGGAAACATTGAAGAGCCAATTTGCTATCTTCTTTGTCCTTTTTTTAGTGTTTTTAAGCCAAAAATTCATCCGAGTTTTGGCTGATGCCTCTGACGGTGACATTCCAGCGCGAATGATCATGTCTATTGTTGGTTTGAACATGCCAGCAATGGGCCTTTTGATGCTGCCGCTCAGTTTGTTTATCGGTATTTTGCTTACTTATGGTCGCCTATACGCCGAAAGTGAAATCACCGTAATGAACGCAACGGGCATTGGTAATAAGTTTTTGGTGCGAGCGTCACTTTACCTCGCCATTATCACTGGCACAGTTGCGGCATTTAATGCCTTCTATCTTGCTCCTTGGGCTCAAGACAAAGAAGCGCAGCTGCTCGAAGAGTTTGCGTCTGAAAACAGCGTAGAGCTTTTGAAAACCGGTCACTTCCAACGCACGCCTGATGGCTCCTCAGTGGTATTCATCGATGACATCAAGGGTAAGCAGCTTGATAGTGTTTTCGTTGCTCAGTTGCAGCCGCGTGATTCGCTGCTTCCTAGTGTGATGTTTTCTAAGTCGGGTGTTGTGCAAGAGACTAGTGATGGTCGTCAAGTGATCAAAATGTTTGATGGAACGCGTTATGAAGGTTTACCTACGCGTGTTGATTATCGAATTACCAACTTTGAACAGTATGAAGGGGTGATTGGTCAGCGTGAGGTCAAGCGCAAAGGCCGAGACTGGGAAGCGATTCCAACACTGCAACTGGCCAAGATGGAAGATCGCCGAGCACAAGCTGAACTGCAATGGCGTATCTCGTTGGTGGTGTGTATTCCATTGCTCACTATGTTGGTTGTGCCTTTGTCTGCGGTTAACCCTCGTCAGGGGCGCTTTGCTAAGATGGGGCCAGCAATATTAATTTATCTTGCTTACTTCCTTTCGATTAGTGCAACAAAATCAGCACTAGAAGATGGCACGATTCCAACCATCATTGGCATGTGGCCGATCAATATCGCCTTGCTGTTTACGGCGATTGGTGCCAATAGCTTGGATAGCATTCAAGTACGTAAATTCAAAGACAAACTCAGACAGAAAAGGATAGCTAAAGCCCGTGTTTAA
- the lptG gene encoding LPS export ABC transporter permease LptG codes for MFKLLDWYIGRTIIATSSLVLATFVGLSGIIKYVEQLRKVGQGSYDLLQALLFVLLSIPRDVEMFFPMAALLGALIGLGMLASSSELVVMQAAGFSKLDIGMSVLKTALPLMVIVMLLGEWGAPQAQKMARDLRAISTSGGQILSVRTGVWARDTNDFIFIAKVDDDRLYGVNIWRFDQDRELKQVITTEEAIFAQDNIWQMQGAHITSFDSQGAEISKDVLPGYRWQTALEPDKLAVVTVKPEELSLSGLWDYVSFLKASEQDASRYELALWRKVTQPFSIAVMMLMALSFIFGPLRSVTMGARILSGVIAGFTFYISSEFFGPLSLVYGFPPALGAVAPSLVFLLVAIMLLRRKL; via the coding sequence GTGTTTAAGTTATTAGACTGGTATATCGGTCGCACCATTATTGCGACCTCTTCTCTAGTACTGGCCACGTTTGTGGGTTTGTCCGGCATCATTAAATATGTTGAGCAGCTTCGTAAAGTGGGGCAGGGCAGTTATGATTTACTGCAGGCATTGCTGTTTGTGTTGCTGAGTATTCCGCGTGATGTCGAAATGTTCTTCCCGATGGCGGCTTTGCTTGGCGCGCTGATTGGTTTGGGGATGTTAGCTTCTAGCTCTGAGCTTGTGGTGATGCAAGCGGCGGGGTTCTCCAAGCTTGATATCGGTATGTCGGTATTGAAAACGGCTCTGCCCTTGATGGTTATTGTTATGCTTCTCGGGGAGTGGGGCGCACCTCAAGCGCAAAAAATGGCCCGTGATCTACGCGCTATCTCAACCTCAGGCGGTCAGATTCTGTCAGTGCGTACCGGGGTGTGGGCACGTGATACTAACGATTTTATTTTCATCGCTAAAGTGGATGATGACCGCCTGTATGGCGTAAATATCTGGCGCTTTGACCAAGACCGAGAGCTGAAACAGGTCATCACCACGGAAGAAGCGATTTTTGCGCAAGATAATATTTGGCAGATGCAAGGCGCTCATATCACGAGCTTTGATAGCCAAGGAGCTGAAATATCTAAAGATGTGCTGCCTGGCTACCGCTGGCAAACCGCACTCGAGCCAGACAAACTCGCCGTGGTGACGGTTAAACCAGAAGAATTGTCATTGAGCGGGCTTTGGGATTACGTCAGTTTCTTGAAAGCCTCTGAGCAAGACGCCTCACGCTATGAACTGGCGTTATGGCGTAAAGTGACCCAGCCGTTTTCGATTGCGGTCATGATGCTGATGGCGTTGTCGTTTATCTTTGGTCCGTTGAGAAGTGTCACCATGGGCGCACGTATCTTGTCGGGTGTGATCGCGGGCTTTACGTTCTATATTTCTAGTGAGTTCTTTGGTCCATTGAGTCTGGTTTATGGTTTCCCTCCTGCTTTGGGGGCAGTCGCACCAAGTTTAGTGTTCCTTCTAGTTGCGATTATGCTGCTGAGAAGAAAACTCTAG
- the can gene encoding carbonate dehydratase has product MPEIKQLFENNSKWSESLKAETPEYFAKLEEGQSPGFLWIGCSDSRVPAERLTGLYSGELFVHRNVANQVIHTDLNCLSVVQYAVDVLKVKHIIVCGHYGCGGVNAAIDNPQLGLINNWLLHIRDLYLKHRNLLEKLPREQWGDKLCEINVAEQVYNLGNSTVLQSAWERGQEIEIHGVVYGIGDGVLQDLGVRCDNRETLESNYPVAMDKILNSGILK; this is encoded by the coding sequence ATGCCTGAAATTAAACAGTTATTCGAGAACAACTCAAAGTGGTCTGAGTCATTAAAAGCAGAAACACCGGAGTACTTTGCCAAGCTAGAAGAAGGACAAAGCCCGGGTTTTCTATGGATTGGTTGTTCAGATAGTCGTGTACCCGCAGAGCGTTTGACGGGGTTGTACTCTGGTGAGCTGTTTGTACACCGAAATGTGGCAAACCAAGTGATCCACACCGACTTAAACTGCCTTTCGGTGGTGCAATACGCGGTCGACGTACTCAAGGTGAAACACATTATTGTCTGTGGTCACTACGGCTGTGGTGGCGTCAATGCTGCGATTGATAACCCACAACTGGGTCTTATCAACAACTGGTTACTGCATATTCGTGATCTTTACTTGAAACATCGCAACCTGCTTGAAAAGCTGCCACGCGAACAGTGGGGCGACAAGCTGTGTGAAATCAACGTTGCTGAACAAGTTTACAATTTGGGTAACTCTACGGTACTGCAATCTGCTTGGGAGCGTGGTCAAGAGATTGAAATTCACGGTGTCGTTTATGGTATCGGTGATGGTGTGCTGCAAGATCTCGGTGTCCGCTGCGATAACCGCGAAACTCTCGAGTCAAATTACCCAGTCGCAATGGATAAAATCCTCAACTCAGGGATTTTGAAATAA
- a CDS encoding SulP family inorganic anion transporter, producing MFGSRFNDINLKGDLFGGVTTAIISLPLALAFGVASGAGAEAGLWGAILVGLFASLFGGSNTLISEPTGPMTVIMTAVLTSMMAKYPESGMAMTFTVVMMAGAFQILLGTLKLGKYVTLMPYSVISGFMSGIGVILIILQLSPLMGHAAPAGGVLGTLSALPDIIENLKFSELFLGLLTLAILFLFPKQYRKYVPAQLVALVAVTLLSVMLFDTDSIRRIGEIPAGLPSLVIPHINPAMLTEMVIDALVLGTLGCIDTLLTAVIGDSLTRKEHDSDKELRGQGLANMISGLFGALPGAGATMGTVTNIQVGARSPLSGVARALVLALVVLVAGGLTEPIPMAVLAGIAVYVGFNILDWSFIQRAHKVSFPGMAVMYGVMMLTVFVDLIVAVGLGVFISNIIIIERLSREQARQVKAISDADEDDVPLTDSEKAILDKANGKVLFFYLSGPMIFSVSKAISRQHSSIADYQAMILDLTDVPMIDVTVGLALENAIKDALDAKCQVYLLCPNEATKQQLEKFHVLDLVPDENTFSFRSHALNAAVESVSHEQDTGEPLTA from the coding sequence GTGTTTGGAAGTCGTTTTAATGATATCAACCTAAAAGGTGATCTCTTTGGTGGGGTCACAACCGCCATCATCTCTCTGCCACTAGCCCTCGCTTTTGGTGTTGCGTCTGGAGCTGGCGCAGAAGCCGGTCTTTGGGGGGCGATTCTCGTAGGCTTGTTTGCTTCACTCTTTGGTGGTTCAAATACTCTAATCTCAGAGCCTACCGGCCCGATGACGGTGATTATGACGGCAGTACTCACTAGTATGATGGCCAAATATCCAGAATCAGGCATGGCGATGACCTTTACCGTGGTCATGATGGCAGGGGCGTTTCAGATCTTACTTGGCACGTTAAAGCTCGGTAAATATGTCACCTTGATGCCTTACAGTGTGATATCTGGGTTTATGTCAGGTATCGGTGTGATACTGATTATCTTGCAGCTCTCGCCTCTTATGGGTCATGCTGCGCCAGCAGGAGGCGTTTTAGGTACACTCTCTGCGCTGCCTGACATCATTGAAAACCTCAAGTTTAGCGAGCTGTTTCTTGGGCTATTGACCCTAGCGATTCTGTTTCTTTTTCCTAAACAGTATCGCAAGTATGTACCGGCTCAATTGGTGGCTCTGGTTGCTGTGACACTCCTTTCCGTGATGCTTTTTGACACTGATAGTATTCGCCGTATTGGTGAAATTCCGGCAGGTCTTCCTTCTCTTGTTATCCCCCATATCAATCCTGCAATGCTCACCGAGATGGTGATTGATGCGCTGGTGCTTGGCACGTTAGGCTGCATCGATACGTTATTAACTGCCGTTATTGGTGACTCGTTGACGCGTAAAGAGCACGACTCGGACAAAGAGCTGCGTGGGCAAGGCCTAGCCAACATGATTTCGGGTTTGTTCGGTGCATTGCCAGGGGCGGGTGCAACAATGGGGACGGTGACGAATATCCAAGTCGGAGCTCGCTCTCCTTTGTCTGGCGTTGCGCGCGCCCTAGTGTTGGCTTTGGTTGTGCTTGTGGCCGGTGGTTTAACTGAGCCGATTCCAATGGCGGTACTGGCCGGCATTGCGGTCTATGTCGGCTTTAATATCCTGGATTGGAGTTTTATCCAACGCGCTCACAAAGTCAGCTTTCCGGGCATGGCCGTGATGTATGGTGTGATGATGCTGACGGTGTTTGTTGACTTGATTGTTGCTGTTGGCCTGGGTGTTTTTATCTCCAACATCATTATTATTGAACGCCTAAGCCGTGAACAAGCACGCCAAGTGAAAGCGATCAGTGATGCTGATGAAGATGATGTTCCATTGACCGACAGTGAAAAGGCGATCCTAGATAAAGCGAATGGTAAGGTTCTGTTCTTCTATTTATCAGGGCCAATGATCTTTAGTGTTTCGAAAGCGATCTCGCGTCAACACAGCAGTATTGCAGACTATCAAGCAATGATTCTAGATCTCACTGATGTGCCGATGATTGACGTTACTGTGGGTTTAGCCCTAGAAAATGCCATTAAAGATGCGCTTGATGCCAAATGTCAGGTGTACCTGCTATGCCCTAATGAAGCTACCAAGCAACAGCTAGAAAAGTTTCATGTATTGGATCTTGTCCCTGATGAGAATACCTTTAGTTTCCGCTCTCATGCGCTCAATGCCGCTGTTGAAAGTGTGTCACACGAACAAGATACAGGCGAACCACTGACCGCTTAA
- a CDS encoding ABC transporter ATP-binding protein, whose protein sequence is MYALEIENLRKTYAGGFEALKGISLSVEKGDFYALLGPNGAGKSTSIGVVSSLVNKTSGQVKVFGFDIDSDLELAKQNLGLVPQEFNFNQFETVEQIVLQQAGYYGVSRSLAKERAEKYLTKLDLWEKRNERARNLSGGMKRRLMIARALMHEPKLLILDEPTAGVDIELRRSMWEFLQEINREQGITIILTTHYLEEAEMLCRNIGIINRGELIENTSMKSLLGKLKVETFILDLEEGSPKPTLTGVSRQMFSNGSLEIEIEKTQGLNAIFTQLTEQGVKVLSMRNKANRLEELFVTIVREQSQPAKRG, encoded by the coding sequence ATGTATGCGTTAGAAATAGAAAACTTGCGTAAGACTTATGCCGGCGGCTTTGAAGCGCTAAAAGGCATCAGTTTAAGCGTCGAAAAAGGCGACTTTTATGCGCTACTTGGGCCAAATGGCGCAGGTAAATCTACCTCTATTGGTGTGGTGTCTTCTCTTGTAAATAAGACTTCAGGCCAGGTAAAAGTGTTTGGCTTTGATATCGACAGTGACTTAGAGCTAGCGAAACAAAACTTAGGGCTTGTGCCTCAAGAATTTAACTTCAACCAATTTGAAACCGTTGAGCAGATTGTGCTGCAGCAGGCGGGTTATTACGGTGTATCGCGCAGTCTTGCTAAAGAGCGTGCAGAGAAGTATTTAACCAAACTTGATCTTTGGGAAAAGCGTAATGAACGTGCACGTAACTTGTCTGGCGGTATGAAACGCCGCTTGATGATTGCACGAGCACTGATGCATGAGCCTAAGCTGCTGATCCTAGATGAGCCTACAGCTGGTGTTGATATCGAGTTGCGCCGCTCGATGTGGGAGTTTTTACAAGAGATCAACCGTGAGCAAGGCATCACGATCATCTTGACGACCCATTACCTAGAAGAAGCAGAAATGCTGTGTCGTAATATCGGCATCATCAATCGTGGTGAGCTGATTGAGAACACGAGCATGAAGTCACTTTTGGGCAAATTGAAAGTTGAGACCTTCATCCTTGATTTGGAAGAGGGATCACCAAAGCCCACACTGACTGGAGTGAGCCGTCAAATGTTTAGCAATGGCTCGCTAGAAATTGAAATCGAGAAAACTCAGGGTCTCAATGCCATCTTTACCCAGCTTACAGAGCAGGGTGTCAAGGTACTATCGATGCGCAATAAAGCGAACCGCTTGGAAGAGCTGTTTGTCACCATCGTGCGTGAGCAATCTCAACCAGCGAAACGAGGATAA
- a CDS encoding ABC transporter permease, translating into MYQLYWTAFKSLLTKEINRFTRIWVQTLVPPAITMTLYFIIFGSLIGSRIGEMGGFSYMEYIVPGLIMMSVITNSYSNVASSFFSAKFQKNIEELLVAPVPNYVIIAGFVMGGVTRGLLVGTIVTAVSLLFVDLQVEHWGIIVATVFMTSVVFSLGGLINAVFAKTFDDISIIPTFVLTPLTYLGGVFYSISLLPDFWQGVSKINPIVYMVNAFRYGFLGVSDVGIVTSFGVLSIFVVVLYAIAHHLVSKGIGLRS; encoded by the coding sequence ATGTATCAACTCTACTGGACCGCATTTAAGAGTCTTTTGACCAAAGAGATAAACCGCTTTACCCGTATTTGGGTGCAAACCCTAGTACCGCCTGCGATCACCATGACGCTCTACTTCATCATCTTCGGCAGCCTGATCGGATCGCGTATTGGTGAAATGGGTGGCTTTAGCTACATGGAGTACATCGTGCCAGGCTTGATCATGATGTCAGTGATCACTAACTCGTACTCGAATGTGGCTTCTTCATTTTTCAGCGCAAAATTCCAGAAAAACATTGAGGAACTGTTGGTTGCCCCGGTGCCGAACTACGTGATTATCGCAGGCTTTGTGATGGGAGGCGTGACTCGTGGTCTATTGGTGGGAACCATTGTTACCGCAGTGTCACTGTTGTTTGTTGATCTGCAGGTTGAACATTGGGGGATCATCGTTGCGACCGTCTTTATGACCTCGGTAGTCTTTTCTCTTGGAGGCTTGATTAACGCCGTTTTCGCAAAGACCTTTGATGATATTTCGATTATTCCAACCTTTGTGCTAACCCCTCTGACTTACCTCGGTGGTGTGTTTTACTCAATCAGCTTACTGCCAGACTTTTGGCAAGGGGTGTCTAAGATCAACCCGATTGTGTATATGGTCAACGCGTTCCGATACGGCTTCTTAGGTGTATCTGATGTGGGTATCGTTACCTCTTTTGGTGTGCTAAGTATCTTTGTTGTCGTGCTGTATGCGATTGCTCACCACCTTGTGAGTAAAGGTATTGGCTTGCGTAGTTAA
- the panC gene encoding pantoate--beta-alanine ligase yields MQSFDDIALLREQIKLYKREGRKVAFVPTMGNLHEGHLTLVRKAREHADVVVVSIFVNPMQFDRADDLANYPRTMDADLEKLSAEAVDIVFTPTPEMMYPQGLDSHTSVEVPGLSNILEGASRPGHFRGVATVVTKLFNIVQPDVACFGKKDFQQLAVIRKMVEDLAMDIKIVGVATVREMDGLAMSSRNNLLTIDERQRAPVLARTMRWISSAIRGGRDDYASVIEDANDQLRAAGLNPDEIFIRDSRTLQAITPESKQAVILMSAFLGNVRLIDNQTLDLATEKEEPAAEESNSEAN; encoded by the coding sequence ATGCAATCATTTGATGATATTGCGTTACTACGTGAGCAAATCAAGCTCTATAAGCGTGAAGGTCGTAAAGTCGCTTTTGTTCCAACGATGGGCAACTTGCACGAAGGTCATTTAACTCTCGTTCGTAAAGCACGCGAGCACGCGGATGTCGTTGTAGTCAGCATCTTTGTTAACCCGATGCAGTTTGATCGTGCTGATGACTTGGCCAACTACCCGCGCACTATGGACGCTGACCTAGAAAAACTCTCAGCTGAAGCCGTCGACATAGTGTTTACACCAACGCCAGAGATGATGTATCCACAGGGTCTAGACTCGCATACTTCAGTTGAAGTTCCTGGCCTGTCAAATATCTTAGAAGGCGCTTCACGCCCAGGTCATTTCCGTGGTGTTGCCACGGTTGTAACAAAGCTGTTCAACATTGTTCAGCCTGATGTGGCTTGCTTTGGTAAGAAAGATTTTCAGCAACTTGCGGTGATCCGTAAGATGGTTGAAGACCTAGCAATGGACATCAAGATTGTTGGTGTCGCGACCGTTCGTGAAATGGATGGGTTAGCGATGAGTTCTCGCAATAACCTACTTACCATCGATGAGCGTCAACGCGCGCCAGTCTTGGCTCGTACTATGCGCTGGATCAGCAGTGCTATTCGTGGTGGTCGTGATGATTACGCCTCAGTGATTGAGGATGCGAACGATCAGCTACGTGCTGCGGGTCTAAACCCAGACGAAATCTTTATTCGCGACTCACGTACGCTTCAAGCGATCACGCCAGAGTCTAAGCAAGCGGTAATTCTGATGTCGGCTTTTCTTGGCAATGTGCGTTTGATTGATAATCAAACCCTTGATCTCGCGACAGAGAAAGAAGAGCCTGCTGCTGAAGAGAGTAACTCTGAAGCCAACTAA
- the panB gene encoding 3-methyl-2-oxobutanoate hydroxymethyltransferase: MKKININDLMKWKHEGRKFASSTAYDASFAQLFESQEMPVLLVGDSLGMVLQGKNDTLPVTVDDIAYHTRCVRAGSPSSLLMADMPFMSYATPEQACESAGQLMRAGANMVKLEGGDWLVDTVKMLTERAVPVCAHLGLTPQSVNIFGGYKVQGREQDKADRMVRDALALQEAGAQIVLLECVPADLATRITEVLDVPVIGIGAGNGTDGQILVMHDMFGISANYMPKFSKNYLAETGDMRKAVAKYIEEVEAGSFPDAAHTIA, from the coding sequence ATGAAAAAAATCAATATCAACGACCTTATGAAGTGGAAACACGAAGGCCGTAAATTTGCTAGTTCAACTGCTTATGACGCTAGCTTTGCCCAACTTTTTGAAAGCCAAGAGATGCCTGTTCTGCTTGTAGGCGATTCTCTGGGTATGGTTCTACAGGGTAAAAACGATACGTTGCCAGTGACTGTAGACGATATCGCGTACCACACGCGCTGTGTACGTGCTGGCAGCCCAAGTAGCCTACTGATGGCTGATATGCCATTCATGAGCTACGCCACGCCTGAGCAAGCTTGTGAGAGCGCAGGGCAACTCATGCGTGCTGGTGCAAACATGGTTAAGCTCGAAGGCGGTGACTGGCTTGTTGATACCGTAAAAATGCTCACTGAACGCGCGGTACCTGTGTGTGCTCATTTAGGTCTTACACCTCAGTCAGTCAACATCTTTGGCGGCTACAAAGTTCAAGGTCGTGAGCAAGACAAGGCAGACCGTATGGTACGTGATGCATTAGCACTGCAAGAAGCAGGCGCACAAATTGTGTTACTTGAGTGTGTGCCAGCGGATCTCGCTACACGCATCACAGAAGTATTGGATGTTCCTGTTATCGGTATTGGTGCCGGTAATGGCACAGATGGTCAAATTCTCGTTATGCACGATATGTTTGGAATTTCAGCCAATTATATGCCGAAGTTCTCAAAGAACTACCTTGCAGAGACTGGCGATATGCGTAAAGCCGTTGCAAAATACATCGAAGAAGTGGAAGCAGGAAGCTTCCCTGATGCCGCGCATACCATAGCCTAG
- the folK gene encoding 2-amino-4-hydroxy-6-hydroxymethyldihydropteridine diphosphokinase — MITVYIAIGSNMATPVEQAQLAIEALKTLPKSRFIACSQLYSSTPMGPQDQPDYINAVAEIETELTPIELLDCTQAIELEQGRVRKEERWGPRTLDLDLILYGNEVIDSERLTIPHYGMKVREFVLYPLAEIAPNLTLPDGTELQDLIQKVDKNGLDVWQS, encoded by the coding sequence ATGATCACTGTCTACATAGCGATTGGCAGTAACATGGCTACGCCAGTTGAACAAGCTCAACTGGCAATTGAAGCATTAAAGACTCTGCCAAAGTCACGCTTTATTGCTTGCTCCCAGCTTTACAGCAGTACTCCAATGGGTCCACAAGACCAACCGGATTACATCAATGCTGTGGCTGAAATTGAAACTGAATTAACGCCGATTGAACTACTCGATTGCACCCAAGCGATTGAGTTAGAGCAAGGGCGTGTCCGTAAAGAAGAGCGCTGGGGCCCGAGAACCCTCGACCTAGACCTCATCCTCTACGGCAATGAGGTGATAGACTCTGAGCGCCTGACCATTCCACACTATGGAATGAAAGTGAGAGAATTTGTCCTCTACCCGCTTGCAGAGATCGCACCAAATTTAACGCTCCCTGATGGGACTGAGCTCCAAGACCTCATTCAGAAGGTCGACAAAAATGGGCTCGACGTTTGGCAATCATAG
- the pcnB gene encoding polynucleotide adenylyltransferase PcnB has translation MNINDQTSMIYPELSLNILAREQHNISRKQISDNALKVLYRLNGAGFQAFLVGGGVRDLLLGGQPKDFDIATNATPEQIKGLFRNCRLIGRRFRLAHIMFGRDIIEVATFRGHHQETTKNVSQKSDAGLLLRDNVYGTIDQDAERRDFSINAMYYSIEDYSIHDYAGGVDDLEDKLIRLIGDPETRYREDPVRMLRAVRFAVKLDFDIEEDTAEPIEHLAPLLRDIPAARLYEESLKMLQSGYGLETYHLMREYNLFQQLFPRVAEFFTEDYESPTEQMLDLALDSTDQRHDEGKRINPAFMFAAILWYPVKALADHFMQSRKMTEYDAIMEAGNVVLDEQVRSTAIPRRHTATIREIWQLQLRLPRRTGKRAFRLMELNKFRAGFDFLEMRGEIEQGETKELAEWWSTFQNAGRNMRQAMVADLDDTSGKSPRRRRSRSNRPKKSKPKS, from the coding sequence ATGAACATAAACGACCAAACATCGATGATATATCCAGAGCTGTCGCTAAATATTCTTGCTCGCGAGCAACACAATATTTCGCGCAAACAGATCAGTGATAACGCGCTTAAAGTCCTTTACCGACTAAATGGGGCTGGCTTTCAGGCCTTTCTCGTTGGTGGTGGCGTTCGCGATCTCCTGCTTGGCGGTCAACCTAAAGACTTCGATATTGCGACTAACGCAACGCCAGAGCAGATCAAAGGCCTGTTTAGAAACTGCCGCTTGATTGGCCGTCGTTTCCGTCTCGCCCATATCATGTTCGGCCGTGACATTATTGAAGTAGCCACTTTCCGTGGCCACCATCAAGAGACCACCAAAAACGTCTCACAAAAATCAGATGCAGGCCTATTGTTGCGTGACAATGTCTACGGCACTATCGACCAAGACGCAGAGCGTCGCGACTTCTCTATCAATGCGATGTACTACAGCATTGAAGACTACAGTATTCACGACTACGCTGGCGGTGTTGACGACTTAGAAGACAAACTGATTCGCCTGATTGGTGACCCTGAGACGCGTTACCGCGAAGACCCTGTGCGCATGCTGCGTGCTGTACGCTTTGCTGTGAAACTGGACTTCGACATCGAAGAAGACACTGCCGAGCCTATCGAGCACCTTGCTCCGCTACTGCGTGATATTCCCGCTGCGCGCCTGTATGAAGAGTCGTTAAAGATGCTGCAATCGGGCTATGGTCTTGAAACCTATCACCTGATGCGTGAATACAACCTATTCCAACAGCTCTTCCCTCGTGTTGCGGAGTTCTTCACTGAAGACTATGAATCACCGACTGAGCAAATGCTGGACCTTGCCTTAGATTCAACAGACCAGCGTCATGACGAAGGTAAGCGTATCAACCCTGCATTCATGTTTGCTGCTATCTTATGGTATCCAGTAAAGGCCCTAGCTGATCACTTCATGCAGTCACGTAAAATGACCGAATATGATGCGATCATGGAAGCCGGAAATGTCGTGCTTGATGAGCAAGTTCGTAGCACAGCTATTCCTCGACGTCATACCGCAACCATTCGTGAAATCTGGCAGTTACAACTGCGTCTACCTCGCAGAACAGGCAAGCGCGCCTTCCGCCTAATGGAGCTCAACAAGTTCCGTGCCGGCTTTGATTTCCTAGAGATGCGTGGCGAGATTGAACAAGGTGAAACGAAAGAGCTTGCAGAGTGGTGGTCAACCTTCCAAAATGCTGGCCGCAACATGCGCCAAGCGATGGTCGCAGATTTAGATGACACGAGCGGAAAGTCACCACGCCGCCGCAGAAGTCGCAGTAACCGACCAAAGAAGAGCAAGCCTAAGTCATGA